One window of the Microtus ochrogaster isolate Prairie Vole_2 unplaced genomic scaffold, MicOch1.0 UNK5, whole genome shotgun sequence genome contains the following:
- the Mfsd10 gene encoding major facilitator superfamily domain-containing protein 10 isoform X1, whose product MGWEGDADCTPRPPIRPRPVSERRVVTVIFLGLLLDLLAFTLLLPLLPGLLESHGREQDPLYGSWQRGVDWFATAIGMPAEKRYNSVLFGGLIGSAFSLLQFFSAPLTGAASDCLGRRPVMLLSLTGLAISYAVWAASRSFSAFLASRVIGGISKGNVSLSTAIVADLGSPPSRSQGMAVIGVAFSLAFTVGPMLGAFLSVEMVPWISLLFAVSDMLFIFCFLPETLPQEKRAPSVTLGFHAAANLLSPLALLRFAAVTHSRDPPAEDRLKSLRRLGLVYFLYLFLFSGLEYTLSFLAHQRFQFSSLQQGKMFFFIGLTMATIQGTYARRISPGKEVATVKRAMLLLVPAFLLIGWAHSLPMLGLGLLLYSFAAAVVVPGLSTMVSSYGSPGQKGTIMGILRSLGALGRAVGPMVAASGKCCRIALKACCDPPAAIPSCLLYSVLAAEGFGQEQGEEKPG is encoded by the exons ATGGGATGGGAAGGGGATGCAGACTGCACGCCACGTCCGCCGATACGGCCTCGCCCCGTGTCCGAGCGCCGCGTGGTCACCGTGATCTTCCTTGGCCTACTACTCGACCTCCTGGCCTTCACGCTGTTGCTACCTCTGCTGCCAGGGCTCCTGGAGAGCCACGGCCGCGAACAA GACCCCCTCTATGGCTCCTGGCAGCGTGGGGTAGACTGGTTTGCTACAGCCATCGGGATGCCAGCAGAGAAGAGGTACAACAGCGTCCTATTCGGAG GTCTCATTGGCTCagccttctccctccttcagttCTTCTCCGCACCACTCACCGGAGCTGCTTCTGATTGCCTGGGGAGGCGCCCAGTAATGTTGCTATCCCTG ACAGGTTTGGCCATCTCCTATGCAGTATGGGCTGCCTCTCGGAGTTTTTCAGCGTTCTTGGCTTCCCGGGTGATAGGAGGCATCAGCAAGGGGAATGTTAGCCTCTCCACAGCCATCGTCGCTGACCTGGGCTCACCTCCGTCCCGCAGTCAAGGCATG GCAGTCATCGGGGTAGCCTTCTCCCTGGCCTTTACTGTGGGCCCCATGCTCGGAGCATTCCTGTCTGTGGAAATGGTGCCTTGGATCAGCTTACTCTTTGCGGTCTCCGACATGTTGTTTATCTTCTGCTTCTTGCCAGAGACACTGCCCCAGGAGAAGCGG GCTCCCTCTGTCACCCTGGGCTTCCATGCTGCTGCCAACCTGCTCAGCCCCCTGGCCCTGCTTCGTTTTGCCGCTGTCACCCACAGTCGGGATCCACCTGCTGAGGACA GACTTAAGAGCCTACGTCGATTGGGGCTTGTCTACTTCCTCTACCTCTTCCTGTTCTCGGGCCTGGAGTATACACTCAGCTTCCTTGCACACCAGCGTTTCCAGTTCAGTAG CCTGCAGCAGGGCAAGATGTTTTTCTTCATCGGCCTCACCATGGCCACAATACAGGGCACCTACGCCCGACGGATCAGCCCTGGCAAGGAAGTTGCAACTGTGAAGCGG GCGATGCTGCTGCTGGTACCAGCCTTTCTCCTCATTGGCTGGGCTCATTCACTGCCCATGTTGGGCTTGGGACTGCTGCTCTATTCCTTTG CCGCTGCTGTCGTGGTGCCCGGCCTGTCCACCATGGTCTCCAGCTATG GTTCTCCTGGGCAAAAAGGCACAATCATGGGCATACTGCGAAGCCTTGGCGCCCTAGGTAGGGCAGTGGGACCTATGGTGGCCGCCTCAGGTAAGTGCTGCAGGATAGCTCTCAAGGCTTGCTGTGACCCTCCTGCAGCCATTCCCAGCTGCCTGCTCTACTCAGTTCTGGCAGCTGAGGGGTTCGGGCAGGAACAGGGCGAAGAAAAACCTGGGTGA
- the Mfsd10 gene encoding major facilitator superfamily domain-containing protein 10 isoform X3: MPPVMVTSLSGLIGSAFSLLQFFSAPLTGAASDCLGRRPVMLLSLTGLAISYAVWAASRSFSAFLASRVIGGISKGNVSLSTAIVADLGSPPSRSQGMAVIGVAFSLAFTVGPMLGAFLSVEMVPWISLLFAVSDMLFIFCFLPETLPQEKRAPSVTLGFHAAANLLSPLALLRFAAVTHSRDPPAEDRLKSLRRLGLVYFLYLFLFSGLEYTLSFLAHQRFQFSSLQQGKMFFFIGLTMATIQGTYARRISPGKEVATVKRAMLLLVPAFLLIGWAHSLPMLGLGLLLYSFAAAVVVPGLSTMVSSYGSPGQKGTIMGILRSLGALGRAVGPMVAASGKCCRIALKACCDPPAAIPSCLLYSVLAAEGFGQEQGEEKPG, translated from the exons ATGCCACCAGTGATGGTGACCTCTCTCTCAGGTCTCATTGGCTCagccttctccctccttcagttCTTCTCCGCACCACTCACCGGAGCTGCTTCTGATTGCCTGGGGAGGCGCCCAGTAATGTTGCTATCCCTG ACAGGTTTGGCCATCTCCTATGCAGTATGGGCTGCCTCTCGGAGTTTTTCAGCGTTCTTGGCTTCCCGGGTGATAGGAGGCATCAGCAAGGGGAATGTTAGCCTCTCCACAGCCATCGTCGCTGACCTGGGCTCACCTCCGTCCCGCAGTCAAGGCATG GCAGTCATCGGGGTAGCCTTCTCCCTGGCCTTTACTGTGGGCCCCATGCTCGGAGCATTCCTGTCTGTGGAAATGGTGCCTTGGATCAGCTTACTCTTTGCGGTCTCCGACATGTTGTTTATCTTCTGCTTCTTGCCAGAGACACTGCCCCAGGAGAAGCGG GCTCCCTCTGTCACCCTGGGCTTCCATGCTGCTGCCAACCTGCTCAGCCCCCTGGCCCTGCTTCGTTTTGCCGCTGTCACCCACAGTCGGGATCCACCTGCTGAGGACA GACTTAAGAGCCTACGTCGATTGGGGCTTGTCTACTTCCTCTACCTCTTCCTGTTCTCGGGCCTGGAGTATACACTCAGCTTCCTTGCACACCAGCGTTTCCAGTTCAGTAG CCTGCAGCAGGGCAAGATGTTTTTCTTCATCGGCCTCACCATGGCCACAATACAGGGCACCTACGCCCGACGGATCAGCCCTGGCAAGGAAGTTGCAACTGTGAAGCGG GCGATGCTGCTGCTGGTACCAGCCTTTCTCCTCATTGGCTGGGCTCATTCACTGCCCATGTTGGGCTTGGGACTGCTGCTCTATTCCTTTG CCGCTGCTGTCGTGGTGCCCGGCCTGTCCACCATGGTCTCCAGCTATG GTTCTCCTGGGCAAAAAGGCACAATCATGGGCATACTGCGAAGCCTTGGCGCCCTAGGTAGGGCAGTGGGACCTATGGTGGCCGCCTCAGGTAAGTGCTGCAGGATAGCTCTCAAGGCTTGCTGTGACCCTCCTGCAGCCATTCCCAGCTGCCTGCTCTACTCAGTTCTGGCAGCTGAGGGGTTCGGGCAGGAACAGGGCGAAGAAAAACCTGGGTGA
- the Mfsd10 gene encoding major facilitator superfamily domain-containing protein 10 isoform X2, with protein sequence MGWEGDADCTPRPPIRPRPVSERRVVTVIFLGLLLDLLAFTLLLPLLPGLLESHGREQDPLYGSWQRGVDWFATAIGMPAEKRYNSVLFGGLIGSAFSLLQFFSAPLTGAASDCLGRRPVMLLSLTGLAISYAVWAASRSFSAFLASRVIGGISKGNVSLSTAIVADLGSPPSRSQGMAVIGVAFSLAFTVGPMLGAFLSVEMVPWISLLFAVSDMLFIFCFLPETLPQEKRAPSVTLGFHAAANLLSPLALLRFAAVTHSRDPPAEDRLKSLRRLGLVYFLYLFLFSGLEYTLSFLAHQRFQFSSLQQGKMFFFIGLTMATIQGTYARRISPGKEVATVKRAMLLLVPAFLLIGWAHSLPMLGLGLLLYSFAAAVVVPGLSTMVSSYGSPGQKGTIMGILRSLGALGRAVGPMVAASVYWLAGAQVCFTVCSGLFLLPFFLLWTLRHPAPTFKEE encoded by the exons ATGGGATGGGAAGGGGATGCAGACTGCACGCCACGTCCGCCGATACGGCCTCGCCCCGTGTCCGAGCGCCGCGTGGTCACCGTGATCTTCCTTGGCCTACTACTCGACCTCCTGGCCTTCACGCTGTTGCTACCTCTGCTGCCAGGGCTCCTGGAGAGCCACGGCCGCGAACAA GACCCCCTCTATGGCTCCTGGCAGCGTGGGGTAGACTGGTTTGCTACAGCCATCGGGATGCCAGCAGAGAAGAGGTACAACAGCGTCCTATTCGGAG GTCTCATTGGCTCagccttctccctccttcagttCTTCTCCGCACCACTCACCGGAGCTGCTTCTGATTGCCTGGGGAGGCGCCCAGTAATGTTGCTATCCCTG ACAGGTTTGGCCATCTCCTATGCAGTATGGGCTGCCTCTCGGAGTTTTTCAGCGTTCTTGGCTTCCCGGGTGATAGGAGGCATCAGCAAGGGGAATGTTAGCCTCTCCACAGCCATCGTCGCTGACCTGGGCTCACCTCCGTCCCGCAGTCAAGGCATG GCAGTCATCGGGGTAGCCTTCTCCCTGGCCTTTACTGTGGGCCCCATGCTCGGAGCATTCCTGTCTGTGGAAATGGTGCCTTGGATCAGCTTACTCTTTGCGGTCTCCGACATGTTGTTTATCTTCTGCTTCTTGCCAGAGACACTGCCCCAGGAGAAGCGG GCTCCCTCTGTCACCCTGGGCTTCCATGCTGCTGCCAACCTGCTCAGCCCCCTGGCCCTGCTTCGTTTTGCCGCTGTCACCCACAGTCGGGATCCACCTGCTGAGGACA GACTTAAGAGCCTACGTCGATTGGGGCTTGTCTACTTCCTCTACCTCTTCCTGTTCTCGGGCCTGGAGTATACACTCAGCTTCCTTGCACACCAGCGTTTCCAGTTCAGTAG CCTGCAGCAGGGCAAGATGTTTTTCTTCATCGGCCTCACCATGGCCACAATACAGGGCACCTACGCCCGACGGATCAGCCCTGGCAAGGAAGTTGCAACTGTGAAGCGG GCGATGCTGCTGCTGGTACCAGCCTTTCTCCTCATTGGCTGGGCTCATTCACTGCCCATGTTGGGCTTGGGACTGCTGCTCTATTCCTTTG CCGCTGCTGTCGTGGTGCCCGGCCTGTCCACCATGGTCTCCAGCTATG GTTCTCCTGGGCAAAAAGGCACAATCATGGGCATACTGCGAAGCCTTGGCGCCCTAGGTAGGGCAGTGGGACCTATGGTGGCCGCCTCAG TGTACTGGCTGGCTGGGGCCCAGGTCTGCTTCACTGTGTGCTCCGGGCTCTTTTtactccccttctttctcctgtggACGTTGAGGCATCCAGCACCGACTTTCAAGGAGGAGTAG